The genomic stretch AGGTTATTGAAGTCATGGGCGATACCGCCACTGAGTTGACCGATGGCCTGCAGCTTCTGCGACTGGAACAGCGCTTCGCGGGCTATCTCCAATTCCCGCTGGGCCTGGGTCGCTTCGCTGATGTCGCGGGTGATCTTGGCAAACCCCAGGATCGACCCGGTTTCACTGCGGATCGGGTCGATGATCACGTGGGCGAGAAAGCGCGTGCCGTCCTTGCGCATGCGCCAGCCCTGCTTTTCAAACCGCCCTTCGCGGGTCGCCACTTCCAGCGCCCGTTCGGGCTCGCCCGCGGTGCGGTCTTCGGCGGTATAGAACACTGAAAAATGCTGGCCGATGATTTCCTGCGGCAGGTAGCCCTTGATCCGCTGGGCGCCCATATTCCAGTTGCTGACCCGGCCGGTGGGGTCGAGCATGTAAATGGCGTAGTCGGTGACGCTCTGCACCAGCAGGCGAAACTGCTGTTCGCTCTGCTTGAGGGTTTCCTCGGCCGCCTTGCGCTCAGTCAGGTCGCGGGTGATTTTGGCAAATCCCAGCAGCTTGCCCTGGGGGTCGCGAATCGGGTCGATCACCACATGGGACCAGAAATGGCTGCCGTCCTTGCGAACCCGCCAGCCCTCGCCCTCGAAACGCCCTTCCTCGATGGCGGTGCGCAAGGCTCGTTGTGGCGTGCCGTCCTGGCGATCCTCTGGGGTGTAGAACCTGGAAAAGTGCGCACCGAGGATCTCGGCTTCGTCATAACCCTTGATCCGCGCCGCGCCGGCGTTCCAGCTGACGACGATACCCTCGGGGTCGATCATGTAGATGGCGTAGTCCACCACCGCGTCAATCAACAAGCGCAGTCGGCCTTGCTCCAGTGGATCGCTGCGGGTACCCGGTTGTTCACTCATGGCGGCCTTCTCGTTTTTTTATCAGGCGCTGCCCGGATGTCGGCAGGTACTGCCGCACCCACTGTTGCACGCTGCATGGGTTGTTCTGGATCTGTTGATCATAGATGACATCGGCAGCGGATAAAGCAGATTGAACTCCTTAAATGCCGATCTCTCACAATGCTATGAAGGCGGCGGTACTCGCCATCCAGCGCATTGGGTCAGCAGGGAGTAGTCAGCATGAACAGGTCGACAGCGCAGGACGGGAGGAGTTCGCTTGAGCAGATCCTCGAGGACTTTGGCCAGCGCGCCGCGCCGCTGGAACTTGATCGCCAGTTACCCGAGATCATGCGCCGCTGCCTGGCAGACGGCCAGGCCGACCTGCCGCTGCCCGGCCAGGGCCAGACCTTGCAACGCTGGCGCACCCTGGCACAGGTAGCGGGCAATGACCTGGCGCTGCTCAAGCTGTTCGAAGGCCACACCGATGCCAAGGCGATTCTTGCCGAACTGGATGCCCTGCACCTGGACAGCCCGGGCATCTGGGGCGTCTGGGCGGCCGAGCCGCCAACGGCCAGGGTGCGAATCGTCGGTCGCGAGCACGGGGCGGTGCAATTGAGCGGGACCAAGGCCTGGTGCTCCGGAGCCCTGCAGATCGACCATGCCTTGCTCACCGCCTGGGACGAAGACGACCGTGCGCAACTGGTGGCGCTGGCACTCAGCCAAGGCGCTCTGCGCATCGACAGTGACGACTGGCAGGCCCGCGGGATGGCCACGACCGCCAGCGTCAGTGTCCACCTCGACGGCGCCCGCGCCCACTGCGTGGGGGGCAGCGGTGCGTATGTGCAGCGTCCTGGATTCTGGCATGGCGGTGCCGGCATTGCCGCCTGCTGGTACGGCGCCGCGCGGACCCTGGCCGAGGTCCTGCACCACGCCTGCGCCGGACCGCGCAACGATCCCCACGCGCAAGCACACCTGGGAGCCGTCGACGCTGCGCTCGCCAGCGCGGCGTCCGGTTTGCGCGAGTGCGCCGCGTGGATCGATGCTCAGCCCCAGGCCGATGCGGAATTTACCGTGCGTCGGACCCGCGCCCTGGTGGAAGCGGCAGTAGCCCAGGTGCAATGGCACGTCGGACGAGCACTGGGCGCCACGCCCTTTTGCCGCGATCCGCGCTTCGCCCGGTTGAGCGCTGACCTGCCGGTGTTTATCCGGCAGAGCCACGCCGAGCGCGACCTGGCTGAACTCGGCCGGCAACTGCACGGACGTGATCCGCGGGGCTGGTGCCTATGAGCCAGGACCCAGACCCACTGATTCAAGGCGCGGGTACCTCGCTGGCCCAGTGGCAGGCATCCCGCGCCTTGCAAGCCGTACCGTCATTGCCCCGCGAGCTGATCCTGCCCTTGGGCCGGCGCTTGGTGGTGGTCGCCCCGCACCCGGATGACGAGGTGCTGATGTGCGGCGGACTGTTGGCCAGCCTGGCCAGCGACGCCACCTGCATGCTGATGATTTCCGTCACCGATGGGGAAGGCAGCCACCCGGGGTCCAGCCTCTGGCCCACCGAGCGCCTCGGCGCCGAGCGGCCTCGGGAAAGTGCCCGGGCCTTGGCGCACCTGGGTCTGGATGCGCAACGACTTGACTGGTTGCGCCTGGGGTTCGCCGACTCCGCGGTAGGCGAAAGCGAAACGCAGCTGGTGCAGCAACTCTGCGCGCTGATTCGCCCGGACGACCAGGTGCTCACCACCTGGCGCCATGACGGCCACTGTGATCACGAAGCCGTGGGCCGCGCCTGTGCCAGTGCCTGCCGTACGCGCCAGGCCCATCTGCTGGAAGTGCCCGTCTGGGCCTGGCACTGGGCAGAACCGGAGGATCACCGCCTGCCGTGGTTGCGCGCCCGCAAACTGCTGGTCGCGCCGCGTTTCCTGGTGCGCAAGCGCCGGGCAATTGCTGCGCACCAGAGCCAACTGTTGGCCGACCCGAGTACCGGCCAGCCAGCCATTCTCCCCCCGGCAGTGCTGGAACGCCTGCTGCAACCCTTTGAACTGGTGTTTCTATGAGCCTGTCGGCGATCTACTTCGAACAGCTGTTCAGTGCCAATCCGGACCCATGGGCGTTCCGCAGCCGCTGGTACGAAAAACGCAAACG from Pseudomonas sp. S04 encodes the following:
- a CDS encoding acyl-CoA dehydrogenase; protein product: MNRSTAQDGRSSLEQILEDFGQRAAPLELDRQLPEIMRRCLADGQADLPLPGQGQTLQRWRTLAQVAGNDLALLKLFEGHTDAKAILAELDALHLDSPGIWGVWAAEPPTARVRIVGREHGAVQLSGTKAWCSGALQIDHALLTAWDEDDRAQLVALALSQGALRIDSDDWQARGMATTASVSVHLDGARAHCVGGSGAYVQRPGFWHGGAGIAACWYGAARTLAEVLHHACAGPRNDPHAQAHLGAVDAALASAASGLRECAAWIDAQPQADAEFTVRRTRALVEAAVAQVQWHVGRALGATPFCRDPRFARLSADLPVFIRQSHAERDLAELGRQLHGRDPRGWCL
- a CDS encoding PIG-L deacetylase family protein, which translates into the protein MSQDPDPLIQGAGTSLAQWQASRALQAVPSLPRELILPLGRRLVVVAPHPDDEVLMCGGLLASLASDATCMLMISVTDGEGSHPGSSLWPTERLGAERPRESARALAHLGLDAQRLDWLRLGFADSAVGESETQLVQQLCALIRPDDQVLTTWRHDGHCDHEAVGRACASACRTRQAHLLEVPVWAWHWAEPEDHRLPWLRARKLLVAPRFLVRKRRAIAAHQSQLLADPSTGQPAILPPAVLERLLQPFELVFL